One Succinispira mobilis DSM 6222 genomic window carries:
- a CDS encoding PIN/TRAM domain-containing protein produces MLEKVLRFTVIGLFSVVGFVIFANYLTPLIMPLIDLEFLHIGVFGFTILNLLSMLGGGILFGLIGYILAPIGIARIIHYTEASTAVLAKVPTVDILLASLGMFIGLLLANLIGEPVSRVPIVGRYLPLFVSIILGITGLKVALRKKNDVLEILPALLPKGGFKDKLIQSLGINKATNPKELCAQGFCMYKILDTSVIIDGRIADICKTGFVEGIIVVPKFVLEELQKIADSSDALKRNRGRRGLDILNEMQKDKAFQIHVEDTDFDDLTEVDAKLVRLAQVMGGAVVTNDFNLNKVAELQGVRVLNINLLANMVKPLVLPGEEMRVHVSKEGKEPGQGVAYLEDGTMIVIEGARRFLGEDLVVIVTTALQTAAGRMIFAKLK; encoded by the coding sequence ATGTTAGAGAAAGTATTAAGATTTACGGTTATTGGTTTGTTCTCCGTAGTGGGCTTTGTAATTTTTGCAAATTACTTAACACCCCTAATAATGCCCCTAATAGATTTGGAATTCTTACATATTGGCGTGTTTGGTTTTACAATTTTAAACTTACTATCGATGTTAGGTGGCGGCATTTTATTTGGACTTATAGGCTATATATTAGCACCAATTGGCATAGCTCGAATTATCCATTATACAGAGGCTAGTACTGCGGTATTAGCAAAAGTACCTACCGTAGATATTTTGTTGGCATCTTTAGGGATGTTTATTGGCTTATTGTTGGCTAATTTAATCGGAGAACCAGTGTCACGTGTACCGATTGTTGGACGATATTTGCCCCTGTTTGTTAGTATTATTTTGGGGATAACTGGTTTAAAAGTGGCTCTACGCAAGAAAAATGATGTACTAGAAATATTGCCTGCTTTGTTGCCTAAAGGTGGTTTTAAGGATAAGTTAATCCAAAGTTTAGGTATTAATAAGGCGACTAACCCCAAAGAACTATGCGCGCAAGGGTTTTGTATGTACAAAATTTTAGACACTAGTGTGATTATTGATGGACGGATTGCCGATATTTGTAAAACTGGTTTTGTCGAAGGGATTATTGTAGTACCGAAATTTGTGTTAGAAGAGTTACAGAAAATAGCAGATTCTTCAGATGCGTTAAAAAGAAATCGTGGGCGTCGCGGTTTAGATATCCTTAATGAAATGCAAAAGGATAAAGCTTTCCAAATTCATGTGGAAGACACAGATTTTGATGATTTAACGGAAGTTGATGCTAAGTTAGTGAGGTTAGCTCAGGTAATGGGTGGGGCCGTGGTAACTAATGATTTTAATTTGAATAAAGTAGCAGAATTACAAGGTGTAAGAGTTTTGAATATTAATTTATTGGCTAATATGGTTAAGCCATTGGTTTTGCCAGGTGAGGAAATGCGTGTTCATGTGTCCAAAGAGGGTAAAGAACCAGGACAAGGCGTAGCTTATCTGGAAGATGGGACCATGATTGTCATTGAAGGTGCAAGACGCTTTTTAGGTGAGGATCTTGTAGTAATTGTAACTACAGCTTTACAAACTGCGGCTGGTCGGATGATATTTGCCAAACTAAAATAA